Genomic segment of Salvia hispanica cultivar TCC Black 2014 chromosome 2, UniMelb_Shisp_WGS_1.0, whole genome shotgun sequence:
TTGTGAACTTTTGCAGATTGGGAACTGGTCAAGATGGCTTACTGATCTCTTTGGCCTAGAAGATGACTCAACTGAGCATGGGGGGGTTTGTGGGGATGGGAAATCATTCAAGGCGTTTCGTCTTCTCCACTCTTTGAGTGATCTAATGATGCTACCTTTCGGAATGCTTGCTGACCCTTCTACCAGAAAAGAAGTACGCCAACATCAACTTATAATCGTCTACTcaaaacaacaatttttctacATTAGCACTAAGCATTTTTTGTTCATACTCATTCCTTTTTATCTGAAGGTCTGCCCATTATTTGGTCCTACAATAATTAAGCGGGTGCTGAATAGCTTCGTACCAGACGAATTCTGTCCAGATCCCATTCCACAGAGCATCATCGATGCCCTCGAAACTGAGGTTGGTGGGTGATACATGGTTTATTCGTCATTGTAACAACAATTGTTTATGTTATTTAGCTggtatttcttgatttttagGAGGAATCAGATGCTTCAGAAGACATACTCACAAGCTTTCCTTGCACTGCAAATCCTATAAAATATACACCTCCTTCAGCAGCTTTACTAACTTGTGTGGGAGAAGTTGGTAGCCAAGTGATCCAGAGCAGCAGACTATCATCACTCAAGAAATCCTACAATAGTGATGATGAACTAGACGAGCTCGACTCATCTTTCACATCTATCGTCCCAGATAGCTTCCAGAGTTCTGCTCTGGCAAAGCTCGCCTCGATGGCAACGGAGAAAGGAGGCAGAAGTGTTGTCAGGTATCAGCTATTGAGGGAGATATGGAAAGATGAATAGGGTCTCATAACACTATATGTTTGTACACCTATCTGTATAAATTTTGAGGACTCGGACAGTTTTAAATTGTCTGAATTCATCTGTCAAACTGTCACACATAATCTTATGTATGATTAAATGTCAAATCATGCTACCTTCATTTGTCAGAGTTGGAATAGAGTTATAAGTGCATAAACTTTTCCTAAATAATGAGGCAGATAATTTCATTGGAGTAACAAAGGGAAGTTATATCTTCCCTTTTTCGTATACATGTTTCTGCCATTCTTGAATGTGATGCTGATCAGTTGTTACATATGTCACCATCTCTTGCTCCTGCAAAGTCGAAAAGAAAAAGCATTTTCATCTCTTAGGGTCATGGCAAATGCCACACCTTGACACGAGAGAGAGCAACGGAGACTTACAGCTTCGTCTGCAGACCATCGGAAGGGCTCTGCAACGCATCATAGTGCCCGTAGCCATGGTACAATACACAAATCGGATTCTCCTTCCCATATTCTTGACCGTATTCAGCTATAATCTTGAGGGAATTCTTCTTCTTATCCCACATGTGAACTGTTATTGGCAACCTGAAAACATATTCCTCgacatatttttttacaaaactCTTCATCAAAATAACTTAGACGAAGAAACACAGGGTGATGACAATTTCTCCATGGATAAAGAGGGGTCTTTCAAGAGTGCAAAAGATAAGATCCATGAAACAAAACAGAAGAACACCTACTGTAGAACATACGACGACATTAGCAGCTCTGGTTCCCCTCCCCACACGTGTGGCTGTCGCATCTTCGCAACATAAGAGTCGAAATCACCTTCAATGAACCTGATAATACCCGAAAAAGCTCCATTTACTGATTGATGAATGAATCCAAACTTATTATAACGAACAGCCATACCATTCAGAATCAGCTCgtctttttataaattcatcaGCAACCTGCAAAAAAACACGAGGGATCCCATCTTTCTAAGCAAGATGCAAAACAAGCACATGAATTCCCTCAGTGACAGACAAAACATCAAAAGGAAGAGATTTCTACAGCTGCACGAAGCTCGTCTGCAAGTTCCTTCTCGTGGCTTTCATTTGGAGAGGGCTTTCCGGCCCTTAGACAAGCACCATGAACTACAGACCGGAACAGACACCTACCATCGCCCGGTATCCCTGCATcacatttttatcaattgtcTCACCCAACCTAACTATCCAATAAACTAATCAAAACTTGAGCCAAATCTTAGTGTGGAACAACACCATTACCATGATcacaaaaaacaacaaaatggaGCATCAAAGTTTATCAGTTGTCAGCTAGCTATTCAAGAAACCAATACAGCAGCAATTATGGAACAATACCATTTTCACAGTCACAAAAATCCACAAAACAGTGATAAAATTTTGCTAAAATTGAgtcataaaaatcaaacaattttttatttaagagaGTGCTTAGTTCTCCTCTCTCTAGAATTTATGTTTACGTACCTGAACTTAAATCCATGttcaaaaatcaaaccaaTGAATTTCCCAAAATGTTGGGGAAAAAAACTTTTGAAGCTGACTTCCAAAAATACGAGCTGCTAATAATCATAAACACGCTATAGATAGTGTGAATCCGACGAAAGGAATAAGCTAAAACGTGGCCGAGATGATCTCAGCTTCAAACAAGCAACCTAACTATGGCGTCACCAATCACTCATTATCAATTCTCATGAaacaatcaataaattatttataaaaaaagtcgATAACATACAAATAGACTGGAGATCGTTACCGAGCGAAATGTCAGATCTACGCATGGAAAATTGAGATTTCAAGCAACGAAATGGCATACTAGTAAAATAGAATTGGTTTATCTCTTTCGTGTTTTTTTCCAGAATCAAAATTCTACGGCATTTTTGCAAATTCTTACCCGATATTTGATGGCGATGAAAGCTACAGGACGTCGTCAAAAGTGAGCATAATGTCTCTGCTGTAAAGCGGATGATTCAACCTTTTACACCACAGTCGGTATCAAATTCGATTCAGGCGTTATGCAGAGGAGATGTGACTCGGTCGCCTCGAGTTGACTCACCGGGTTCCCCACGAGATAATGAGTTCGGAAACTGAGATTCGTTATTTGACCACTTTATCCACTTCATAAAGTTTGCTTAATTTTTTAGCAGAGTTTATTCGTCATTTGACTCTTCTAATTTAGCCAGATCACAAGATTTTGGCTTTTTCCCCCTCAAAAAGAGTTTTTTAGTCTTGAAAAAAAGAACTAACATTGTGCTTCTTCAAATAAATCTTTAGACTCAAAAGATAACACATATTTGAATATCTACTACCCAAGGGTAAAATTTGACTACAGTTgatattactactaataaatactctctccgttgtCTTCATAGttaagacaaaaaaatttggcacaaagttttagaaataaatgttgagtgtgttaaataaatagataaaaaaaataagaaaaaggaaaatgtaagagaataaattataaagtggATAAAGTACAGATattaaagtaatagagagtaaagtaagaaaggaaaaaaagttactccctccatttcttcATAGTCGAGAcagaacttttcggcacggatttttagaaatgaatgttgggtgtgttaaataaatagataaaaagtaagagagagaaaaaaggtagagagaataaagtataaagtgaataaagtagtgagaataaagtaagagatagtaaagtcaggaagaggaaaaagttatcATATAAggaaacgactcaactatgaagaaactttccgaaatggtaaaatgactcaactatgaagaaacttcccgaaatggtaaaatgactcaactatgaagaaacggagggagtaccatatatgcaaatgactcaattatgaagaaactttctgaaatgaaaaaatgactcaactaagAAGGAACGGATGGAGCAGTACTCCAAAAAAATCCCAATTTACCTGGTTAAAATCGGAATGGGCTATTCGGATCAGATTGGATCCGATTCCCTCCAAACGTGTGAAGGAGGCTTTATATTGGGCCTTATTCTAAAAACCCAATCAAGACTGCTTTCAAGCCAGCCCAACTTCTCTATGTACCGACAACTTCATATATATGTGTCACAGCCAAACAAATATTCCAATTGCCTTTTTTAGggaaaactattttattttattttatgacaAACATGAAACGAGCTGCTTTGCGTTTGGACACTTGTGTTGGTGTATTGTTCTCTCTCCTATTTTGGAGTATACATGATGTGATGATAGCCCTAATAATAATGGGAGTAGAATAATGCAAAATGGAGCTTTGCTTGTCACCTAATTCAAGCCCAAGCCAAATCAATACCCCTATATGAAGAAATGGGGCCCtccattttattcatttacaTATATCAATATGAAAGAGAATTGATTATCTTTGCTATCAAGCTAAAGATTGTTTGTTGCTTCTACATTTTATAACTCATCTTCTACACTACGCAAATCATTATCACTAATCACACAGCCCTCTCTTAATTCGATGATGACACTATTATTTTCACcattcaatattattaaatctaaaaataccATGTTAAGTAAATACATTGAAAAAGTTGAATTGTAATCAGTTTTCACTTagattgagatatttttaagaaTGAGATGTAAGAACATTAAATGCGGTGTGAGTTGAGCGGTGTGAAATGATAGTAGTTTATAGTACTTTATTATCATATAGTAATAgtggataataattaataactaaatgAGGGTGACATTTtcactagtattatttaataatagttCATATTAAAACAGTATGTAAATGAACTAGGCACATGCAATTGCTGCGTACATTCGATTAATCAATTGTGAATTAACAACATATGTACTATTCCCAATATCCAACTGCTCCCTCCTCTCAGAAATAAAGGAACATATGTAAATTTATGCAGATATATAGAAGTTATTAAAAGAGATTacctaataaataattttaggtGTTTTGATGTTTTCAGCATTAAAACACAAGAATACttccataaatttaatttttcacaaATGGTATTGCctatgaataatatttttgttataatgaTAACTATGATCATCATCATATATACAAATCTTAATGAAGAAAGTGTATTGGATCATTTATGTGGTCaattaagtaaataattaattcaaatactTTAATAATGTCATGTTCATCAATTGCTACAGATTTCTCTAAATTATTTCTTCACTGTgattttaaatacaaattttagaCTATTTATTGTATTGGAATAGGAAATATTTACACCTTACCCAAATACCCACTAGACAAAActacataataaaatactcctacttactactccataaaactagaataaaatacacacacgCACTCTTTTGTTAGCTTCTAAGCAtgtttttcatgattaaaatttagatGTAATGATCCATTCTCCACTAAAACATACTAAGTGGATCAttgtattattgtttttataatggGCAGTGAAAAGGTCAAAACTGGGGTGAAAAACAAATGTATAATCATTAATTggcattttaatttgtgtcactgataaaaatgattgtgaattataagtggtGTGGGGCGACTGTTTATGTATACTACCCCAATCAAGATTCCACAATTTTACAATCATATGTTTCGAATCAAAGTGGGATAAGGggaaaatattcatcttttttttttttgctattacATATTTGAAGAAAAGCGTCGcacatgattttttataaaaaaatatcctaTTTGAtctactaaaattatttataaatcgAACACAGAtatttctcataaatttcaaaattcttgTTTTCTACAAATTGTAAAATGGAATGAGTAACGTGATTGCGTGATTTAGTAAAAATGGAAGTCAAAGGCATGAATGTTTGGCAagtagaaaatttaattttgatgctAAATTTTAGACAACGTAACTACCTAAATAATCATCCTATTCTGACGCATACTACAGCATGAGTTTAGTTGTTGTGTTATCTATCTGCATGAGAAATAGGTAAGCAAAATCATATCACCAAACAATTCATAAATGATCAATAAATACATTTACTAAGCTACCAAACATAATCAGCAATCACATATGGCATGCCCCATGAAAAAAAGACAAACcctgaaattaaaaatgtactgtatttctataaaattattCCAACTCAATGGATGGGGCGACGAATATTTATAGTTATAAACTGTAACTATTaacctttttaaaaatattgcagCTGCtttaaaggaaaaaagaaagcTGGACACAAAATTTGCAActacaaaatttgtttatttttgagtGTTAATGATTTGATTCCATGTGATTGCATACATATTTTGTTGGACAGAAAGCGATTGAATATCCAAACAATGTactttttgtgaatttttaatttgagttttgaaattttaattttccactCCTATTAAATGCACTTCAAAACTCaaaagtataaattaaatagcaGATGATATTGATATCAACTCGGTATAATTCCTCaaactattttcattatatttatgaaattaacaCCAAGAGCATGAAGCGAAAATTAGTGAATTTACattgtagaaataaaaaataaaaaaaacttgagACAGAAACGGTACAAATAAAcagaaaatccaaaaagagacaaaaaaaaaactagaatcAATTATGCAagaacattttattttgcactAAAAAGCCCATCTTGCttttcttctacttcttcACCTTCTTCATTTTGTCATCTCCATCCTCTTgatgatgagagagaaaaagaagccCTCCCTGCGTGGGCCCAGGCAACAGCCACCCGACTCCTACTCATGTCTTTATCTCATAAATTCCTCAACTCCCACGTCGCCAATTCCATTTCAATTCCAGTTTTTTTTACACCGTTGCAAAGGGCCGCAGCAGCTAAAGCTGCGCTTTCGCTTCAAAATAGTTTCTTGAAAGTTGCAATTCTCAGAATTGAGTGCCGAGTGATAAAAGGGCTCTGCTTTTCCCCCCATAAAAATCGATTCTTGAACCCTCCCATTTAGTTCGCGGCAgagataaaaggaaaaaattgtttcttttCTGATTTTGAAAAGGGCCGCTTTTTGTTCGTGTTTGTGAGTGAAGAAAAAGCGTTGCTTTTTCaatccctctctctcttggATTGAAGAATGTTGTTGAAGAAGCTGCATTTGTCGGCATTCTTGCTGCTAAATCTCTGCCTTCACATTTCCTCCTTAAACCCCGATGGCTtatctctcctctctctaaAATCCGCCGCggacgccgccgccgccgccttaTTCGCCGATTGGAACGAGAACGACGCCACGCCCTGCCGCTGGTCGGGAATCTCGTGTATGAACGTCTCCGGCTCCGACGATCCGCGCGTGGTCGGATTATCCTTCGCCGGAAAGAATCTCCGCGCCTACATTCCGTCGGAGCTCGGCAGCTTGATCTATCTCCGGCGCCTCAATTTGCACGACAACAATTTCTACGGCGCAATTCCTGATCAATTGTTCAATGCCTCTTCTCTCCACAGCATTTTCCTCTACGGAAACAATCTCTCCGGCTCGTTGCCTCCCTCTCTGTGCAGCCTCCCTCGCTTGCAGAATCTTGATTTCTCGAACAATTCGCTTTCCGGGCAGCTGCCGAAGTTCTTGCAGAATTGCCGGCAGCTGCAGCGGCTGATTCTGGCTAGAAACAAGTTTTCCGGCCAGATTCCGGAGGGGATTTTTCCGGAGCTGGCTAATCTCGAGCAGCTCGATTTGTCTGCGAACGAGTTCAATGGCTCGATCCCGGATGATATGGGGGAGTTGAAGTCATTGTCAGGGACATTGAACTTGTCTTACAATCATTTTGGAGGGAGTATTCCAAAGAGTTTGGGTGATTTGCCACTAACTGTGAGTTTTGATCTGAGAGGGAATGATTTGAGTGGTGAGATTCCTCAAACGGGGTCGTTTTCGAACCAAGGGCCTACTGCATTCTTGGATAATCCTAGTTTGTGTGGCTTCCCTTTGCAGAGGTCTTGCAAGAACACTAGCTCAGATAGTTCACCAGGGGTTGAGTATGGTTCGGATGGGAATGACGGGGTTGGGGGGCGAAAGGGGCTGAGGCCGGGAATGATCATACTAATATCCGTGGCTGATGCAGTGGGAGTAGCGGTTGTAGGGTTGGTTATCGTGTATGTGTATTGGAAGAGGAAGGATTCTCATGGTTGTAGTTGCACCGGGAAGGGGAAGCTCGGGGGGAATGAGAGGGCGGGTTGTTGTGCTTTTCCTTGCCTCGGGTTTGGGGGTTTCCCTAGTAATGACTCGGAGGTGGGGTCAGAAAAGGGGGCGAGTGGCGTTGGTAATGGTAGTGGTGGGGTGAGTGGTGGAGAGGGTGATCTTGTAGCCATCGACAAGGGGTTTAACTTTGAGCTAGACGAGCTTTTGAGGGCTTCAGCTTATGTGTTGGGGAAGAGTGGTTTAGGGATAGTGTATAAGGTTGTGCTCGGGAATGGGGTTCCAGTGGCGGTTAGGAGGTTGGGGGAAGGAGGGGAGCAACGGTATAAAGAGTTTGTCTCGGAAGTGCAGGCGATTGGGAGGGTGAAGCATCCGAATGTGGTGAAGTTGAGGGCGTACTATTGGGCGCCGGATGAGAAGCTTCTCATCAGCGATTTCATCTCTAATGGTAGCTTGGCCTCTGCTCTTCGTGGTAATGTCTACGATTCTTCGTTTTCGTGTACACTGCGTTGCGTTTACATGATCTTGCTGTTAGGTAGAAATTGTGGCCTTACTTGATAGTATAT
This window contains:
- the LOC125205717 gene encoding OVARIAN TUMOR DOMAIN-containing deubiquitinating enzyme 4-like isoform X3, with the translated sequence MDLSSGIPGDGRCLFRSVVHGACLRAGKPSPNESHEKELADELRAAVADEFIKRRADSEWFIEGDFDSYVAKMRQPHVWGGEPELLMSSYVLQLPITVHMWDKKKNSLKIIAEYGQEYGKENPICVLYHGYGHYDALQSPSDGLQTKLSKRW
- the LOC125205717 gene encoding OVARIAN TUMOR DOMAIN-containing deubiquitinating enzyme 4-like isoform X2, coding for MPFRCLKSQFSMRRSDISLGIPGDGRCLFRSVVHGACLRAGKPSPNESHEKELADELRAAVADEFIKRRADSEWFIEGDFDSYVAKMRQPHVWGGEPELLMSSYVLQLPITVHMWDKKKNSLKIIAEYGQEYGKENPICVLYHGYGHYDALQSPSDGLQTKLSKRW
- the LOC125205717 gene encoding OVARIAN TUMOR DOMAIN-containing deubiquitinating enzyme 4-like isoform X1 is translated as MPFRCLKSQFSMRRSDISLGNDLQSIWIPGDGRCLFRSVVHGACLRAGKPSPNESHEKELADELRAAVADEFIKRRADSEWFIEGDFDSYVAKMRQPHVWGGEPELLMSSYVLQLPITVHMWDKKKNSLKIIAEYGQEYGKENPICVLYHGYGHYDALQSPSDGLQTKLSKRW
- the LOC125205329 gene encoding receptor protein kinase-like protein ZAR1 — its product is MLLKKLHLSAFLLLNLCLHISSLNPDGLSLLSLKSAADAAAAALFADWNENDATPCRWSGISCMNVSGSDDPRVVGLSFAGKNLRAYIPSELGSLIYLRRLNLHDNNFYGAIPDQLFNASSLHSIFLYGNNLSGSLPPSLCSLPRLQNLDFSNNSLSGQLPKFLQNCRQLQRLILARNKFSGQIPEGIFPELANLEQLDLSANEFNGSIPDDMGELKSLSGTLNLSYNHFGGSIPKSLGDLPLTVSFDLRGNDLSGEIPQTGSFSNQGPTAFLDNPSLCGFPLQRSCKNTSSDSSPGVEYGSDGNDGVGGRKGLRPGMIILISVADAVGVAVVGLVIVYVYWKRKDSHGCSCTGKGKLGGNERAGCCAFPCLGFGGFPSNDSEVGSEKGASGVGNGSGGVSGGEGDLVAIDKGFNFELDELLRASAYVLGKSGLGIVYKVVLGNGVPVAVRRLGEGGEQRYKEFVSEVQAIGRVKHPNVVKLRAYYWAPDEKLLISDFISNGSLASALRGKAGQQSSSLSWTIRLKIAKGAARGLAYLHECSPRKFVHADVKPSNILLDNDYQPYVSDFGLNRLITITGNNPSSSGGFIGGALPYIKAPQQEKVNNYRAPEARIPGGRPTQKWDVYSFGVVLLELLTGKSPEISSPTSSTSTEILDLVRWVRKGFEEESPLSEMVDPVLLQEVHAKKEVLGAFHVALACTESDPDARPRMKTVLENLEKVGG